The genomic window CCATTCCTTCAGCAGGGGCCGCAATTCCTCGCGCACCACATCCTCGATGGAGAGGCCAGGCGCGCGGGAGATGATGGCCGCGCGATCCTGCGCCACCGCGCGGGAAAGCTGGCCCAACGCCGCCGCCGCCGCGGCCGCCGCGGGCGCAGAGACCAGCATGGGTGCGGCAGGCGGCTCCGGCAGGGGGGCGGGCGGTGGCGGCATGGGCGGGGGCGCTGGCTCCATCTGCAGGAGCTGGGGCGGGGCGGGCGGCGGCGCAACCTCAGGCGGCGCGATCATCATGTCGGGCGTAAGGTCGAGCGCCTCCTCCCCGGCCTCCACCGCGGCCGGGGCGGTGGCCGCCGCCGGCTGGGCCTCATCCTCGTTCAGGATCTTGCGGATCGAGGCGAGGATGTCGTCCATCGAGGGGTCCGCGCCGGAGCCCGACGGAGGTGTGGCGGCCATGTCGTCAGCGCCGCGCGGCGGCGGGGATGGAGTAATCCCCGAGGCCCACCCAGCGGTTCCGCACGGCGTTGTAATAGGCCGTCATGTCATATTGCTCCACCGGCAGCCCCAGATCCTGCGCCGTCAGGCGGCCGATGGACCCGGCCAGCGCGTAGGATGCGTTGATGACCGTGGCCAGCGCGTTAACAAGGTTGGTGCGCGCGTTCAGCAATTCCTGCTCGGCGTTCAGCACATCGAGGGTGGTGCGGCTGCCCACGATGGCCTCGCGCTGCACGCCGTCCAGCGCGATCTCGGCCGCGCGGATCTGGGAGCGGACGCTCTCCACCGTGGCGCGGGCGCTGCGCAGGCTTTCCCAGTTGGAGGCGGCCTGCTGCGCCACCAGGCGCCGCGCCTCGTCCACCTGTTGCAGGCTCTGCTGGGCGGTCTGGCGCGCCTGGCGCACCAGCGCGTGCTCGGCCCCGCCCTGGAAGATGGGCACCGAGAGGTTCAGCGTGGCCTGGCCGCCCGTGGTGGTGTTGCCCGCCGTCTGCTGGTTCTCCTGCCGGAAGGCCTGGGCCGAGGCGGAGAGGGTGGGCATCAGGGTGGACATCTGCACGTCAATGTTGTCGCGCGCGCCGGCGGCGGCGAAGAGCGCGGCCACCACGGTCGGGTTGTTGGTGGCGGCCAGCGCCTGGGCCTCGGCCGCGCTGGTCACGGGCACGCGCAGCGGCTGCGGGTTCACGAGGCGACCCGGCGCCTCGCCCACCACCCGCTGGAAGGTGGCGCGCGCCACCTGGAGGTTGCCCTCGGCCTGGGTGCGGCTGGTCCGCGCGCCGGCCAGCCGGCTTTCGGCCTGGGCCACGTCGGTGCGGGTGATCTCGCCCACCCGGAAACGCTCATTGGTGGCCTGGAGCTGGCGGGAGAGCACCTGCTCATTGTTCACGTTCAGCCGCACCAGCTCCGCCTGCTGGATCACGGAGATATAGGCGTTCACCGCCTCGCCCAGCACCTGCTGCTCGGTGGCCAGCAGGCGGGCGCGCTGGGCCAGCACCGCGTTCTCGGCCTGGCGCGTCTGCGCCACGGTCCGCCCGCCGCGGTAGAGAGGCTGGGTGACGGTCGCGGTCAGCGCGGTGGGGGAGCGTTCCACGGTGGTGGAGCGGCCCTGCTGGTCCACCCGGGTCTGCGCGGTGCCGACCGAGCCACTCAGCACCACGGTCGGCCGCCAGCCGGCCAGGGCCTGGGGCACGTTCTCGTCCACGGCGCGCAGCTGGGCGCGGGCGGCGAGCAGGGTGGGGTTGTTGCTGTAGGCGCGCGCCAGCGCCTCCTGCAGGGTCTGCGCGGAAGCAGGGGTGGCGATCAGCCATGCCCCGGCCATGGCCAGCCCGGCGATCGCCCAGCCGATTCGCGGGCGTGCGGCGCGGGCCAGGGAGTGCTGTGGGCGTGCGGCAGGGTGCGCCGGAAGGGGGCGGAGCGTGCGGTCGGACATGCCCCGCACACTAAACCGGCGCGAAACGCCGCGCCACTCTGACGAATCTGCCCCAACCGTCAGTCGGGGCAGGGAAACATGACCGCTTTTTCAGAAGCTGAAGCGCGGCGGGGCGGCGAAATCCGGCAGGGGGTGGGAGGCGGTCTCGAAGGCCCAGCTTTCGCTCAAGCCCCCGCCGGCACGGCGGATCAGCACGCCACGGGCCACGGGGCCGCCCGCCTCGCCGGCCCGCAGCAGGGCCAGCCGCCCGCCCTCGCCCAGCTGGTGGGTCAGCGCCTCGGGCAGTGCTGCCACCGCGCCCTCGATCAGGATGAGGCGCCAGGGGGCGCCGCCGGGCATCCCCGCGGCGGGGGCGCCCTCGATCCATTCCGGCGCCTGGGCGAGGCCCGCGGCCGCGAAGCCGCGCCGCGCCGCGTCACCCAGCCGGGCGTCGGATTCGATGGCCGTGACGGACAACCCCATCCGCGCCAGCACGGCCGCGCCATAGCCCACGCCGGCCCCGAGCACGAGGGCGCGCTCGCCGGGCTGGGGCATGGTCAGCTGGATCATGCGTGCCAGGACCATGGGCGAGAGCATTACGCGTCCGCCGCCCAGCGCCAGGTGTTCGTCGGCATAGGCGCGCACGGCGAGCGCGGGGGGCAGGAAGGCCTCGCGCGGGACCTCGCGCAGGGCCTCGATCAGCAGCGGGTCAATCACGCCATTGGGGGTGATCTGCCCCAGCACCATCAGCCGGCGCGCCGCCGCGTGGTCGTGCGGACGCGCCTCCATGCCTGCGGGAAGCCCTGCCTGTTCCGCCTGGGTCTGCGCGTTCATCGTCACATCCTGCCTTTCCGGGGGCGCTTATACGGGCCTGGGCGCGGCGCGGAAAGCCGGGACGCTTGACCCCGGGCGCCGGGCATTCGATACAGCGCCCGCATGGGGTCCGGTGGCCGAGTGGTCAGGCAAGGGTCTGCAAAACCCTCTACGGCGGTTCAATTCCGCCCCGGACCTCCAGCGCACCCCATCCTCCTCGTCGCTTTCCGCACATGAAGGCAGGGGGGTGTGTTGCGGGACCGGGCGGCCTCTGGTATCAGCCCGCCACCGCATGATCCGGCGTGGCGCAGCGGTAGCGCAGCGGACTGTTAATCCGTTGGTCGTAGGTTCGAATCCTACCGCCGGAGCCATCATGCCAGCTCTCCCATCGCGGCTTGCCTGAAACCGCCCCACAGCCGCGCCGCGCGCCCCCTCATGCGACACCAGCCCGTCGCACGTGCTCGATCAGCGCCCGCAGCTTGGGCGCCATGTGGTGACGCTGCGGGAAATACAGGAAGAAGCCCGGGAAGGGCGGCAGGAAGTCGCCCAGCAGCGGCACCAATTCCCCCGCGTCGATATAGGGCCGGAAGACATCCTCCGGCGCGAAGGTGATCCCGCCCCCCGCCAGTGCGGTACGCAGCATCAGCGTCAGATCATTGGTGGTGACCTGCGGCTCGACCGCCACGTCGAAGGGAACGCCACCCTCCGCGAATTCCCAGCGATAGGGCGGCAGATGGGGCGCGGGGCGCCAGCCGATGCAGCGGTGACGCACCAGCTCGCGCGGATGCGCGGGCGCGCCATGCGCCGCCAGGTAGGCCGGGCTTGCGACCGCCATCTCGCGCTGCTCGCCGGTGATGGGGATGGCGATCATGTCCTGCGCGATCACCTCGCCCAGCCGGACGCCGGCGTCATGGCCCGTGGCGACGATATCGAATTCCTCATCCGTCACCGTCACGTCGAGGGTGACGCCCGGATGGGCGGCCGCGAAGGAGGCGATGAGCGGCCCCGAGAGAAAACGCTGCGCGATGGAGGTGACCGCGATCCGCAGCAGGCCATGCGGCGCGTCCTGCGCCGCCACATCCTCCAGGGCTTGCGCCACCTCGCCCAACGGGCGCGAGAGGGCGGCGTGCAGGCGTTCCCCCGCCTCCGTCAGATGGACGGAACGCGTGGTCCGCATCACCAGCGCGATGCCGAGCCCATCCTCCAGCCGCCGGATCGCCTGGCTCACGGCGGAGCGCGTCACGCCCAGCCGGTCCGCGGCGGCGCGGAAACTGCGTTCCTGCCCCACGGCCAGGAACAGCGGCAGGAGGTTGAGGTCGGTCGTCATTGTCCAGCGTCACTAACCACCCAGTCCAGCGAAAGGCGGATACCAGCACCAATCCGCCGGGTCCATCTGTTCCCACACACCGTTCAAGGAGATGGACATGGACAAGATCATCGTCATCACGGGCGCCTCCAGCGGCATCGGCGAAGGCCTGGCTCGGGAATTGGCGGGCGCGGGTGCCAAGGTGCTGCTGGGCGCGCGCCGGCTGGACCGCATCGAGGCCATCGCCACGCAGCTTCGTGCCGCGGGCGGCACCGCCGAGGCGCAGCGACTGGATGTCACCTCCCGCCCTTCCATGGCCGCCTTCGTGCAGGCGGCGGTGGAGAAATGGGGCCGCGTGGACGTGCAGATCAACAATGCGGGCGTGATGCCGCTCTCGCCCCTCGCGGCCGTCCAGCAGGATGAGTGGGAGCGGATGGTGGACGTCAACATCAAGGGCGTGCTGTGGGGCATCGGCGCCGTCCTGCCGGTCATGGAGGCGCAGGGCAGCGGCCATGTCATCAACATCGCCTCGATCGGGGCCTTGCAGGTGGTGCCGACGGCGGCGGTCTATTGCGCCACCAAGTTCGCCGTCCGCGCCATTTCCGACGGGTTGCGGCAGGAAAGCCGGAACATCCGCGTCACCTGCGTCAATCCTGGCGTGGTCGAGAGCGAACTGGCCTCCAGCATCACCCACGCCGAGACCCTGGCGATAATGGAAAGCTACCGTGCCACGGCCCTGCAGCCGGCCGACATCGCCCGCGCCGTGCGCCAGGTGATCGAGGCGCCAGCGAATGTGGACACGACCGAGATCACCATCCGGCCCACCGCCTCCGCGAATTGAGGCCCGCGCCTCAATTCCCCTCCACGGTCGCGCGCGGCTTCGGCGCCGCATCGGGCAGCCAGGCCGCGCCCTCCGGCAGGCTCGCGATCTCGGTGCGGCGACGCGGCAGGGCGCCCGGATACTCCGCCTGCAGCCACGCGATGAGCTTCTCCCGCACCTCGCAGCGCAGGTCGAAGGCGCGGCCGGCGCTGGTGGCACTCACCAGCATGCGGATTTCCATCGTGTCCTGCCGCAATTCCAGCACCTGCAGCCCGGCCACGCGGCGGTCCCACAGGGCCGACGCCGCCGCGATCTCCTCCAGCTTGCGGCGCATGGCGGAGACCGGCGCCGTGTAGTCCACATGGATGATCACGGTGCCGAGCAGGGAGGAGCTCTCGCGCGTCCAGTTCTGGAAGGGCGTCTCGATGAAATAGGTCAGCGGCAGCACCATCCGGCGCCAGTCCCACAGCCGCACCACGACATAGGTGGAGGAGATTTCCTCCACATTGCCCCACTCATTCTCCACGATCACCGCGTCATCGATGCGGATGGGCTGGGTGATGGCGAGCTGGATGCCCGCCACCAGGTTCCGCAGCAGCGGCTGCAGGGCGAAGCCCACCACGATGCCCGCGGCACCGGCCGAGGCCAGCAGGCTCACGCCATATTGCCGCACGCCGTCGAAGGTCATCAGCGCGGCCGCGAAGGTCAGCACCAGCACCAGCAGCGTCGCCACCCGCTTCAGGATGCTGAGCTGGGTGGTGTGCTTGCGGGCGAGCAGGTTGTCCTCCGCGTCCAGCTTGAAGCGGCGCAGATAGAGGGTGGACCAGATGTGGATGGCCGTGCGCGCGACCCAGCCCACCAGGAAGATGAAACAGATCAGCAGCAAATGGCGCACCATGCTGGTCTCGACGCGGGTGAGCGGCGCGATGCCGGCGGCGATGGACAGGCAGAACATGATGATGGCGAGCCGCGTGAGGCCCCGCGTCCGCGCCACGATGGAACGCCAGAACAGGTCCCGGTCCCGCACCAGCCGCGTCATGCCGCGGAAAACGAGCCGATGCAGCGCCAGCGCGACCAGGACCGCCACGATCAGCACGCCGGCACTGACAACCAATGGCGGCGCCCAGGAGAACATCAGCACGACACTTCGCGCGGCGGCATTGAACTGGTCGAACACGGCAATACTCCTGGCTTCCCCGGCGGTGCGCGCGGCACAGGCCGCAGCAGGTCCCGCGTCACCTCATCAGCGCGGAGCCCTGTCCAAGGTTGCGCCACGGGCTTGTCTCAACCCTTCACCGCACCCGCCGTCAGCCCTGCCACCAGCCGCCGCTGGAACACCAGCACCAGCAGCACCAGCGGCACGGTCACGATGACGGAAGCCGCCATGATAAGCCCCCAGGGCAATTCATAGCGGCTCGACCCCGTGATCATCGCGATGGCGACGGGCACGGTGCGCATCTCGTTCGTCAGCGTGAGCGTGAGTGCGAAGAGGAACTCGTTCCAGGCCGCGATGAAGGCGAGCAGGCCGGTCGTCACCATGGCGGGCGCCATCAGCGGCAGGAAGATGCGCGTCAGCGTGACGAAGGGTGTGGCGCCATCCATCGCCGCCGCCTCCTCCAGTTCCAGCGGCAATTCCCGCAGGAAGGCGGTCAGCACCCAGATGGTGAAGGGCAGCGTGAAGATGAGGTAGCTCAGCACCAGCCCCAGCAGGTTGTTGTAGAGACCCAACGCCCGGATCAGCTCGAACAGCCCCGACAGCACCGCGACCTGCGGGAACATGGAGACGCAGAGCAGCGTGCCCAGCAGCAGGCCCCGCCCGCGGAAACTCACGCGCGCCAGGGCGAAGGCCGCCGAGGCCGCCAGCGCCAGCGAGACCAGCACCACCGTCCCCGCCACGAACACGGAATTCAGGATGTTCCGCCCGAAGGGCTGCTCCTGGAACACCGCCGCATAGTTCCCCCAGGCGGGCGCGCGCGGCCAGGCCTCCACCAGGAAGAGATCTGCCCCCGACTTCAGCGAGGACACCACCGCCCAGTAGAAGGGGAACAGCGTGTAGAACAGGATCAGCGCGACCAGCGCCGCGAAGCCCAACCGGCCCGCCACGCGCCTCATGCCCGCCCCGCCGGCGAAAGCCGAAGCCGCCCGAGCGTCACCAGCGCCACAGCCACCAGCGCCACCACCAGCGCCACCATGGTGGCAGCCGCCGAGCCATAGCCCACATCCTGGAAGTCCACGAGCAATTGCCGCGCATGGACGGACATGGAGGCCGTGGCGCGGCTGTTGCCCGTCAGCACATACATCAGGTCGAAGACGCGCAGCGCATCCATCGTGCGGAACAGGATGGCCACCAGCAGCGCGGGCCAGATCAGCGGCAGGGTGATGCGGAAGAAGGTGCCGACGGGGCCGAGCCCGTCCACCTTCGCGGCCTCATACAATTCATTGGGCACGAGTTGCAGCGCGGCCAGCGTCAGCAGCGCCATGAAGGGCGTGGACTTCCACACATCCACCGCGATGACGGCGGCCAGCGCCAGGCCCGGCTCCGCCGTCCAGGCCAGCGGCTGCGCGATCACGCCCATTCCCAGCAGCGCCGCATTCACCACGCCGTGCTGGTCATGCAGCATCCAGGCCCACATCTGCGCCGAGACCACGGTGGGAATGGCCCAGGGCACCAGCATGGCCGCCCGCACCAGCCCCCTGCCCTGCATCCGCGCGTTCAGCGTCAGCGCGATGACGAGGCCCAGCATTGTCTCGATGGACACCGACACCACGGCGAAGATCAGCGTCACCCAGACCGCGCCCCACCAGTCGGGGTCCGTCAGCAGGAAGGCGTAGTTGGACAGGCCGAGGAAGCGCCATTCCTCCAGCGCATCCAGCCGCGCATCGGTCAGCGAGAAGAAGATGGTGCGCCCCAGCGGCCAGCCCGCCACCAGCGCCAGCACCAGCAGCGCGGGGGCCAGGAACAGCCAGGCGGTGCGCGGCGTCACCATTGGCCGTCGCGCCCCACCCGCGCCAGGATGCGGTCGAGACGGGCCAGGGCGACCTCCGCCTCCAGCCGGCCCGAGAGCGTGTTGTGCACCGCGTTCCAGAACTCGGCCGAGACCTGGTTGTAGCGGTTGCCCGTGACGGCCGATGGCCGCGCCACCGCCCCCTCCAGCGCGGCGGCGAGCAAGGCGAAGGCCGGGTTGGCGGCCTGCAATTCGGCGTCCTCATACAGCGCGGGACGTGTGGGCGGCGCCCCGGCCGCCAGCGCGCGGCGCCGCTGCTCGGCCGCGCTGGTCAGGTGCCGTACCAGGCTGATGGCCGCCTCGGGCTGGCGCGAATGGCGCGAGACGCCCAGTTGCTCGCCTCCCAGCACCGCGCCGCCGCCCGGCAGGGGGGCGACGCCCACGCGGCCCGCGACGGCGCTGCCCTCCGCCTCCAGCAGCGGCCAGGCATAGGGCCAGTTCCGCATGAAGACGGCCTGGCCGGATTGGAAGATGCCGCGCGCATCCTCCTCCGCATGGTTCAGCACGCCGCGCGGCGCGATGGTGCCGACCCAGCCGGCCGCGCGGCGCAGCACGGCGGCGGCCTCCGGCGTCGCGATGCTCACGCGGCCATCAGGTTCCACGATGCGGCCCGCGCCG from Roseococcus microcysteis includes these protein-coding regions:
- a CDS encoding LysR family transcriptional regulator → MTTDLNLLPLFLAVGQERSFRAAADRLGVTRSAVSQAIRRLEDGLGIALVMRTTRSVHLTEAGERLHAALSRPLGEVAQALEDVAAQDAPHGLLRIAVTSIAQRFLSGPLIASFAAAHPGVTLDVTVTDEEFDIVATGHDAGVRLGEVIAQDMIAIPITGEQREMAVASPAYLAAHGAPAHPRELVRHRCIGWRPAPHLPPYRWEFAEGGVPFDVAVEPQVTTNDLTLMLRTALAGGGITFAPEDVFRPYIDAGELVPLLGDFLPPFPGFFLYFPQRHHMAPKLRALIEHVRRAGVA
- a CDS encoding DUF2497 domain-containing protein, which gives rise to MAATPPSGSGADPSMDDILASIRKILNEDEAQPAAATAPAAVEAGEEALDLTPDMMIAPPEVAPPPAPPQLLQMEPAPPPMPPPPAPLPEPPAAPMLVSAPAAAAAAAALGQLSRAVAQDRAAIISRAPGLSIEDVVREELRPLLKEWLDTHLPPLVERLVRAEIERVMSRAG
- a CDS encoding protein-L-isoaspartate O-methyltransferase family protein; the protein is MEARPHDHAAARRLMVLGQITPNGVIDPLLIEALREVPREAFLPPALAVRAYADEHLALGGGRVMLSPMVLARMIQLTMPQPGERALVLGAGVGYGAAVLARMGLSVTAIESDARLGDAARRGFAAAGLAQAPEWIEGAPAAGMPGGAPWRLILIEGAVAALPEALTHQLGEGGRLALLRAGEAGGPVARGVLIRRAGGGLSESWAFETASHPLPDFAAPPRFSF
- a CDS encoding carbohydrate ABC transporter permease — protein: MVTPRTAWLFLAPALLVLALVAGWPLGRTIFFSLTDARLDALEEWRFLGLSNYAFLLTDPDWWGAVWVTLIFAVVSVSIETMLGLVIALTLNARMQGRGLVRAAMLVPWAIPTVVSAQMWAWMLHDQHGVVNAALLGMGVIAQPLAWTAEPGLALAAVIAVDVWKSTPFMALLTLAALQLVPNELYEAAKVDGLGPVGTFFRITLPLIWPALLVAILFRTMDALRVFDLMYVLTGNSRATASMSVHARQLLVDFQDVGYGSAAATMVALVVALVAVALVTLGRLRLSPAGRA
- a CDS encoding TolC family outer membrane protein, producing the protein MSDRTLRPLPAHPAARPQHSLARAARPRIGWAIAGLAMAGAWLIATPASAQTLQEALARAYSNNPTLLAARAQLRAVDENVPQALAGWRPTVVLSGSVGTAQTRVDQQGRSTTVERSPTALTATVTQPLYRGGRTVAQTRQAENAVLAQRARLLATEQQVLGEAVNAYISVIQQAELVRLNVNNEQVLSRQLQATNERFRVGEITRTDVAQAESRLAGARTSRTQAEGNLQVARATFQRVVGEAPGRLVNPQPLRVPVTSAAEAQALAATNNPTVVAALFAAAGARDNIDVQMSTLMPTLSASAQAFRQENQQTAGNTTTGGQATLNLSVPIFQGGAEHALVRQARQTAQQSLQQVDEARRLVAQQAASNWESLRSARATVESVRSQIRAAEIALDGVQREAIVGSRTTLDVLNAEQELLNARTNLVNALATVINASYALAGSIGRLTAQDLGLPVEQYDMTAYYNAVRNRWVGLGDYSIPAAARR
- a CDS encoding SDR family oxidoreductase encodes the protein MDKIIVITGASSGIGEGLARELAGAGAKVLLGARRLDRIEAIATQLRAAGGTAEAQRLDVTSRPSMAAFVQAAVEKWGRVDVQINNAGVMPLSPLAAVQQDEWERMVDVNIKGVLWGIGAVLPVMEAQGSGHVINIASIGALQVVPTAAVYCATKFAVRAISDGLRQESRNIRVTCVNPGVVESELASSITHAETLAIMESYRATALQPADIARAVRQVIEAPANVDTTEITIRPTASAN
- a CDS encoding mechanosensitive ion channel family protein; the protein is MFDQFNAAARSVVLMFSWAPPLVVSAGVLIVAVLVALALHRLVFRGMTRLVRDRDLFWRSIVARTRGLTRLAIIMFCLSIAAGIAPLTRVETSMVRHLLLICFIFLVGWVARTAIHIWSTLYLRRFKLDAEDNLLARKHTTQLSILKRVATLLVLVLTFAAALMTFDGVRQYGVSLLASAGAAGIVVGFALQPLLRNLVAGIQLAITQPIRIDDAVIVENEWGNVEEISSTYVVVRLWDWRRMVLPLTYFIETPFQNWTRESSSLLGTVIIHVDYTAPVSAMRRKLEEIAAASALWDRRVAGLQVLELRQDTMEIRMLVSATSAGRAFDLRCEVREKLIAWLQAEYPGALPRRRTEIASLPEGAAWLPDAAPKPRATVEGN
- a CDS encoding carbohydrate ABC transporter permease codes for the protein MRRVAGRLGFAALVALILFYTLFPFYWAVVSSLKSGADLFLVEAWPRAPAWGNYAAVFQEQPFGRNILNSVFVAGTVVLVSLALAASAAFALARVSFRGRGLLLGTLLCVSMFPQVAVLSGLFELIRALGLYNNLLGLVLSYLIFTLPFTIWVLTAFLRELPLELEEAAAMDGATPFVTLTRIFLPLMAPAMVTTGLLAFIAAWNEFLFALTLTLTNEMRTVPVAIAMITGSSRYELPWGLIMAASVIVTVPLVLLVLVFQRRLVAGLTAGAVKG
- a CDS encoding ABC transporter substrate-binding protein, which encodes MPRLAPVIAALAWLCLGQPAAARLVIACGAVGTEAALCREGAEAWARAEGREVALVAMPAGSTERLALIQQLLAARSADIDVFQLDIVWPGILARHLLDLGPHLPPEEVAAHLPALIANNTVGGRLVALPWFANAGLLYYRADLLARHGRGVPESWEALEATARHIQAAEGGWGLVFQGRAYEGLTVNALEWLHAAGAGRIVEPDGRVSIATPEAAAVLRRAAGWVGTIAPRGVLNHAEEDARGIFQSGQAVFMRNWPYAWPLLEAEGSAVAGRVGVAPLPGGGAVLGGEQLGVSRHSRQPEAAISLVRHLTSAAEQRRRALAAGAPPTRPALYEDAELQAANPAFALLAAALEGAVARPSAVTGNRYNQVSAEFWNAVHNTLSGRLEAEVALARLDRILARVGRDGQW